The following is a genomic window from Candidatus Hydrogenedentota bacterium.
CCGGAATACCGGGCATGAAGGAGGGCGATATTGTCCTCGCAAACCTGCCTCAAGTCGATGCCGCTACCAAAAGACGGCCCGTGCTGCTGCTTCGTGAATTGCCTTCTTTTGGTGACTTCTTGGTGTGTGGGATTAGCACTCAACTTCATCAAGCTGTAACCGGATTCGACGAGATTATTTCCCGGAGTGATGATGACTATCAGTCTTCAGGACTTCTTGCTCCATCCGTGGTCAGGCTGAATTACTTGGGTGTGGTTGCACGTCATTGCATACCCGGCAAAATTGGCTCAATTCACAAATCGCGCTATCGTCGATTGATTGAAAATCTGAGTAGACACTTGTTGGCCGCAATTGCGGAAGAGGCAAGTGGTGATTCCGAATCAGACACATGCGCGTAAGCAATTCGACTCGTAGGACACAATACAGGGGGCACTGAATGAAGCCTCGATTCAACCGCCGCGCATTTCTCCAATCTGGCGCGCTCGGCGCAGCAACT
Proteins encoded in this region:
- a CDS encoding type II toxin-antitoxin system PemK/MazF family toxin, giving the protein MKEGDIVLANLPQVDAATKRRPVLLLRELPSFGDFLVCGISTQLHQAVTGFDEIISRSDDDYQSSGLLAPSVVRLNYLGVVARHCIPGKIGSIHKSRYRRLIENLSRHLLAAIAEEASGDSESDTCA